A stretch of the Patescibacteria group bacterium genome encodes the following:
- a CDS encoding excinuclease ABC subunit UvrC has protein sequence MKVTEAVKEKLKQLPKEPGVYFMKDEAGKIIYIGKAAILKNRVSSYFQTRKDRDVKTEILVGKIANLDWITVDSEVEALFLESEFIKRYMPQYNIDLRDDKHFLYIRIPMKDEWPVISFVRRPLDDGADYFGPYTGGGDAIRKAMRQLRKVFPYVTHPVSPMPKRGCLQFHLGLCPGPEENAISSSDYKRSLRRLMMYFRGEKTKLMKDLEKEMQQAAKKKDFELAGERRDQLRNLEALGRQMIFGDKETFDLTLDQALVGLSDRLGLKGMPRRMEAYDISHFQGTDNVASMVVFQDGVPNKEEYRRFKMRVPGNDDFAHMREVIRRRFSGKNLEKWPKPDLVLIDGGKGQLGAALGVMDELGIDIPAIGLAKREEEIIRRGDGSRIDPDKAGDERWVEQHVKYELIVLPHSSHVLQLLQRIRDEAHRFAVTYHSLLRGKRQTSSLLDGIPGVGPATRKLLVKRFGSVAGVKQASFEELVAAVGRSRAESISRHL, from the coding sequence ATGAAAGTTACCGAAGCGGTTAAGGAAAAGTTAAAACAACTTCCCAAGGAGCCCGGCGTCTACTTTATGAAGGACGAGGCGGGGAAGATTATTTACATTGGCAAGGCGGCGATTTTAAAGAACCGAGTCAGTTCATATTTCCAGACTCGCAAGGATCGTGACGTAAAGACCGAGATCTTGGTAGGCAAGATTGCCAACTTGGACTGGATAACGGTTGATAGTGAGGTTGAGGCGCTCTTTTTGGAGTCCGAGTTCATTAAGCGCTACATGCCGCAGTACAACATCGACCTGCGTGATGATAAGCATTTTTTGTACATCCGGATTCCGATGAAGGATGAGTGGCCGGTGATTAGTTTTGTGCGCCGCCCGCTGGATGATGGAGCCGATTACTTTGGGCCGTACACTGGTGGCGGTGACGCGATCCGCAAGGCGATGCGTCAGCTGCGCAAGGTGTTCCCGTACGTGACTCACCCAGTGAGCCCAATGCCTAAGCGGGGTTGCTTGCAGTTCCATTTGGGATTGTGTCCGGGGCCGGAGGAGAACGCAATTAGCTCGAGTGATTATAAGCGTAGTCTACGCCGGCTAATGATGTACTTTCGCGGTGAGAAAACCAAGTTGATGAAAGATCTTGAAAAGGAGATGCAGCAGGCGGCCAAAAAGAAGGATTTTGAGTTGGCCGGGGAGCGGCGAGATCAGCTGCGGAATTTGGAAGCGCTGGGTAGGCAGATGATATTTGGTGACAAGGAGACCTTTGATCTGACGCTGGACCAGGCTCTGGTTGGCTTGTCGGATCGATTGGGCCTTAAAGGGATGCCACGGCGGATGGAGGCCTATGATATCTCGCATTTTCAGGGCACCGACAACGTGGCCAGTATGGTGGTGTTTCAAGATGGGGTGCCGAACAAGGAGGAGTATCGTCGGTTCAAGATGCGAGTTCCCGGTAATGACGATTTTGCTCACATGCGCGAGGTGATTCGGCGGCGGTTTAGCGGTAAGAACCTGGAGAAATGGCCAAAGCCCGATTTGGTGTTAATTGACGGTGGTAAGGGGCAGCTGGGGGCTGCACTGGGTGTGATGGATGAGCTGGGAATTGATATTCCGGCAATTGGTTTAGCTAAGCGCGAGGAAGAGATTATTCGCCGAGGCGATGGTTCTCGGATTGATCCGGATAAGGCCGGTGACGAAAGGTGGGTGGAGCAGCATGTTAAGTACGAGCTGATTGTGTTGCCGCATAGTTCGCACGTGTTGCAGTTGCTACAGCGGATTCGCGACGAAGCGCACCGGTTTGCGGTGACCTACCATAGCCTGCTGCGTGGTAAGCGGCAGACCAGCTCGCTACTAGATGGTATCCCGGGCGTGGGGCCGGCAACTCGAAAACTACTAGTTAAACGATTTGGCAGCGTGGCTGGGGTTAAGCAGGCTAGTTTTGAGGAGTTGGTCGCGGCGGTTGGTCGATCGCGAGCCGAGTCAATATCGCGCCATTTATGA
- a CDS encoding response regulator, producing MSAPVVYVIDDDTALRTAYASALHKLGLEVETGTDGLEAKELVQKATPDIMLLDMLMPNMDGLTFLHYLREHAKYDDVLVVVASNFPTMPELDGLRVSKFLPKQKHTPEQVAEAVAEIVKAKV from the coding sequence ATGAGCGCACCTGTAGTTTACGTAATTGATGATGATACCGCCCTGCGCACAGCTTACGCTTCGGCGTTACACAAGCTGGGTCTGGAGGTTGAGACCGGTACCGATGGTCTTGAGGCTAAGGAGCTGGTTCAAAAGGCGACACCCGACATCATGCTTCTTGATATGTTGATGCCAAACATGGACGGTTTAACCTTTTTGCATTATTTGCGGGAACACGCTAAATATGACGATGTTTTGGTAGTGGTGGCCAGTAATTTTCCGACCATGCCAGAACTGGACGGCTTGAGGGTATCGAAGTTTCTGCCAAAGCAAAAACACACACCAGAACAGGTGGCCGAAGCCGTAGCGGAAATTGTAAAGGCCAAGGTATGA
- a CDS encoding phage holin family protein yields the protein MIRTFLLRWMINFLGLWAAASILSGVNYQGEIQVVVIAALIFSIINAFIRPLVVLLALPAIVLTLGLFTLVVNAFMLYLVTVFYDSFQVSSFWQALVAVGIVWIVNYLFTDLIEGGKRANAV from the coding sequence ATGATTCGAACCTTCTTGCTGCGCTGGATGATAAACTTTTTAGGTTTGTGGGCGGCCGCCTCAATCCTTTCGGGAGTGAACTACCAGGGGGAGATTCAGGTGGTGGTAATTGCGGCTCTAATTTTTTCGATCATCAATGCTTTTATTCGCCCTTTGGTGGTTTTACTGGCGCTACCGGCCATTGTGTTGACATTAGGGCTCTTTACCTTGGTGGTAAATGCCTTTATGCTGTATCTGGTTACAGTATTTTACGATTCGTTCCAGGTTAGCTCGTTCTGGCAGGCCCTAGTGGCTGTTGGCATTGTCTGGATCGTCAACTATCTGTTCACTGATTTAATTGAAGGAGGCAAGCGTGCGAACGCTGTTTAA
- the secG gene encoding preprotein translocase subunit SecG: protein MIATILLQQRGSSLGAGFGGGDTALYQTKRGAEKVFYYSTIFLAVIFVVSVVLSILAKR from the coding sequence ATGATTGCGACCATTTTGTTGCAACAGCGTGGCTCAAGCCTGGGAGCTGGTTTTGGTGGTGGCGATACCGCTCTTTACCAAACCAAGCGAGGCGCCGAGAAGGTGTTTTATTACAGCACCATCTTTTTAGCGGTTATCTTTGTGGTATCGGTAGTGTTAAGTATTTTGGCTAAACGCTAA